One window from the genome of Mucilaginibacter ginsenosidivorans encodes:
- a CDS encoding YciE/YciF ferroxidase family protein yields MATKTRATGMTGKMKDSEFHDFFVDELKDIYWAEKHLVQALPKMQKAATSPELAAAFEKHTNETKTHVQTLEKVFELLDEKAAAKKCEAMEGLLAEATSIIEDTEKGSMTRDAGLVLAAQKVEHYEISTYGTLRTFAETMGHDDVAQLLQQTLDNEKATDQALTQAAEGFILEQAVNE; encoded by the coding sequence ATGGCAACAAAAACAAGAGCGACCGGCATGACCGGCAAGATGAAGGATTCGGAATTTCACGATTTTTTTGTGGACGAATTGAAGGACATTTACTGGGCCGAAAAGCACCTGGTACAGGCCCTGCCAAAAATGCAAAAGGCAGCTACAAGTCCTGAGCTTGCTGCTGCATTTGAAAAGCATACTAACGAAACTAAAACCCATGTACAAACACTCGAAAAAGTGTTCGAATTGTTAGACGAAAAAGCCGCTGCCAAAAAATGTGAAGCCATGGAAGGCTTGCTTGCCGAAGCAACAAGTATTATTGAAGACACCGAAAAGGGAAGCATGACACGTGATGCGGGTCTTGTTTTAGCCGCACAGAAAGTGGAGCACTATGAAATTTCAACTTATGGTACACTTCGCACCTTTGCCGAGACTATGGGCCACGATGATGTTGCCCAATTACTGCAACAAACCCTGGATAATGAAAAAGCTACCGACCAGGCCTTAACCCAGGCTGCGGAAGGTTTTATACTTGAGCAGGCTGTAAACGAATAG
- a CDS encoding aminoglycoside phosphotransferase family protein, which translates to MNSLLTRYKSLWTLVADGKPFVTHSSLLQPVIYKDMPCMLKVAMADEERRGNLLMSRWQGNAVARILKFDKQAILMERAAGARSLAEMAVNGRDNEASNIICSVVHQLHTAKSPYPAELIALDIWFKDLEPAAGKYGGVLTGCSRVANTLLNAGGNTIALHGDIHHGNILDFGDKGWLAIDPKGLIGERTFDYANIFCNPDAATATTPGRLETQVLEISKAARLEAEQLLRWVVAWAGLSAAWGLNDGENADVALHIAEIASAELSKFG; encoded by the coding sequence TTGAATAGTCTGTTAACACGTTATAAATCCCTATGGACTTTAGTCGCTGATGGCAAACCCTTTGTCACGCATTCCAGCTTATTGCAGCCGGTTATTTATAAAGATATGCCCTGTATGCTTAAGGTGGCTATGGCAGATGAAGAAAGACGGGGCAATTTACTTATGAGCCGGTGGCAGGGGAATGCGGTAGCCAGGATTTTAAAATTTGACAAGCAGGCCATTTTGATGGAAAGGGCCGCAGGCGCAAGGTCGCTTGCGGAAATGGCGGTAAACGGCCGTGATAATGAAGCCAGTAATATTATTTGCAGCGTTGTACATCAATTGCATACAGCGAAAAGCCCCTATCCTGCGGAATTGATAGCGTTAGATATATGGTTTAAAGACCTTGAACCGGCTGCCGGTAAATACGGGGGCGTTTTGACAGGATGCAGCCGGGTGGCGAACACTTTGCTTAACGCCGGAGGTAATACCATAGCGCTGCACGGCGATATTCACCATGGCAATATACTCGATTTTGGTGATAAGGGATGGCTGGCGATAGACCCAAAGGGACTGATCGGCGAACGGACCTTTGATTATGCCAATATTTTTTGCAACCCTGATGCTGCTACTGCAACAACACCCGGCAGGCTGGAGACGCAGGTGCTGGAAATTTCGAAAGCGGCCCGCCTTGAGGCTGAACAACTGTTGCGATGGGTAGTGGCATGGGCGGGACTTTCGGCGGCGTGGGGGCTCAATGATGGGGAAAATGCGGATGTGGCTCTCCACATTGCCGAAATAGCATCGGCCGAGTTAAGTAAGTTTGGCTAA
- a CDS encoding acetate/propionate family kinase, with protein sequence MNIFIINSGSSSIKYQLFRMPSSSPVCSGLVDRIGLENSVIVHKTYINDEEKVIKITDEIPDHEAGLKKVNELLTDSEIGVITDAYAIEVVGHRVVHGGESFTDPTIITPEVKEKLKLTFQLAPLHNPAAFRGIEVAEKIFRGANQVAVFDTAFHQTMPPKAFRFAIPDSYYTDHNIRAYGFHGTSHQYVSHQAELYLNNKALKLISIHLGNGCSITAVNNGKSVDTSMGFGPLSGLIMGSRSGDIDPTIIFYLVNQLGYDIEQVSNLLNKRSGMIGLTGFSDMRDIRRLIAEGDEQAKLAYDMYAYRIRKYIGAYTAVLNGLDALIFTAGVGENDPIIRELVCRDIGYLGIELDTDKNNTRTDGIREISKTGSRVKILVIPTNEELEIASQCYELLK encoded by the coding sequence ATGAATATTTTTATCATTAACTCCGGCAGCAGTTCCATCAAATACCAGCTATTCAGGATGCCCTCATCATCGCCGGTTTGCAGCGGCCTTGTCGACCGTATAGGATTGGAAAATTCGGTGATCGTCCATAAAACCTATATAAACGACGAAGAAAAAGTAATAAAGATAACCGATGAAATTCCTGACCATGAGGCGGGTTTAAAAAAGGTGAACGAATTGCTGACAGATTCGGAGATCGGGGTGATAACCGATGCCTACGCCATTGAGGTAGTGGGCCACAGGGTGGTGCATGGCGGCGAGTCATTCACCGATCCAACAATCATCACACCAGAAGTAAAAGAAAAGTTAAAACTTACATTTCAGCTTGCTCCCCTGCATAACCCGGCCGCTTTCCGTGGGATAGAGGTCGCCGAAAAGATATTTCGCGGTGCCAATCAGGTAGCTGTATTCGATACCGCTTTTCATCAAACCATGCCGCCGAAAGCTTTCCGGTTTGCCATACCTGATTCCTATTATACAGATCATAATATCAGAGCATACGGATTTCACGGCACCAGTCACCAATATGTTTCGCACCAGGCCGAACTTTACTTAAATAACAAGGCCCTAAAATTGATCAGCATACACCTCGGCAACGGGTGCAGCATAACAGCCGTTAATAACGGAAAGTCGGTAGATACCAGTATGGGTTTCGGCCCTTTAAGCGGGCTTATCATGGGCAGCAGGTCAGGCGATATCGACCCTACTATTATCTTTTACCTGGTTAACCAATTGGGCTATGATATTGAACAGGTAAGTAATTTGCTGAACAAACGCAGCGGGATGATCGGTCTCACCGGCTTCAGCGACATGCGCGACATCCGCAGGCTGATAGCCGAAGGCGATGAACAGGCGAAGCTGGCCTATGATATGTACGCTTACCGGATTAGGAAATACATCGGCGCCTATACGGCCGTGCTTAACGGGCTTGACGCCTTAATTTTTACCGCAGGAGTGGGGGAGAATGATCCTATTATACGCGAACTGGTATGCCGGGATATAGGATACCTTGGGATTGAATTGGATACGGATAAAAACAATACCCGCACGGACGGTATAAGGGAAATTAGCAAAACCGGTTCAAGAGTAAAGATACTGGTAATACCCACCAACGAAGAATTGGAGATAGCCAGCCAGTGCTACGAGCTTTTAAAATAA
- a CDS encoding DUF2461 domain-containing protein, which translates to MTINKDSLEFLKDLSANNNREWFSQNKERYLAAHRNIVDFADALIAEMNRHDHIETTSGRKCLFRIYKDVRFSKQKTPYNKHWSGSLQRATKKLRGGYYFRIEPGNSRVVCGFFGPNPDDMKRIRQDIDTNCDDWKKILAHKQLVKTFGTMTGEKVISAPRGYAKDNPAIDLLRHKQFLFRSSFTDEEVIRPDFLHRVSDTFKNVRPFFDYMSEVLTTDANGELII; encoded by the coding sequence ATGACGATTAATAAAGACTCGCTCGAATTTCTAAAGGACCTTTCCGCCAACAATAACCGCGAGTGGTTTAGCCAAAATAAAGAACGCTACCTGGCCGCCCACAGGAATATTGTTGATTTTGCCGATGCCCTTATAGCTGAAATGAACAGGCACGACCATATTGAAACCACATCGGGAAGGAAATGCCTGTTCAGAATATATAAGGATGTGCGTTTTTCGAAACAGAAAACCCCATATAACAAGCACTGGAGCGGCAGCTTGCAACGGGCCACAAAAAAATTGCGCGGCGGTTATTATTTCCGCATCGAACCGGGCAATTCGAGGGTAGTATGCGGATTTTTCGGTCCGAACCCGGACGATATGAAGCGCATACGGCAGGATATCGATACAAACTGCGACGACTGGAAAAAAATACTTGCACACAAGCAACTCGTCAAAACCTTTGGCACCATGACAGGGGAAAAGGTTATTTCCGCGCCCCGTGGGTATGCAAAAGATAACCCGGCTATCGACCTGCTCAGGCATAAACAATTCCTTTTCAGATCAAGCTTTACTGACGAAGAAGTTATACGGCCCGATTTCCTGCATCGCGTTAGCGACACCTTTAAGAACGTGCGGCCATTTTTCGATTATATGAGCGAAGTACTGACCACAGATGCCAATGGCGAGCTGATTATTTAA
- a CDS encoding TfoX/Sxy family protein, giving the protein MAYDEKLSDRIREALADVPHVEEKRMFGGVCYMVDGKMCVGVVKDEMMCRVGTAVYEESLEKRGCREMDFAGKPMEGYMYVSSEGMQTKTEFDHWIGLCLAFNTEAKASKKKRSK; this is encoded by the coding sequence ATGGCATACGATGAAAAACTAAGCGACAGGATCAGGGAGGCCCTGGCTGACGTTCCCCATGTCGAGGAAAAACGGATGTTCGGCGGGGTATGTTATATGGTTGACGGAAAGATGTGTGTAGGCGTAGTGAAAGACGAAATGATGTGCAGGGTAGGTACGGCTGTTTATGAAGAGTCACTCGAAAAGCGTGGCTGTCGCGAAATGGATTTTGCCGGGAAGCCGATGGAAGGGTATATGTATGTGAGTAGCGAAGGCATGCAAACCAAAACCGAGTTTGACCACTGGATAGGTTTATGCCTGGCATTTAACACGGAGGCGAAAGCGTCGAAGAAAAAGAGATCAAAATAA
- a CDS encoding phosphoribosylpyrophosphate synthetase, whose protein sequence is MKNYETLVDATNDMMKRGYTANLSLEGDTIDDKEHDIRMGADDFEIDEFFRFEGQSNPSDTSIVYAISSRKYNTKGILINAYGMYADDSESAIHAKLHHYMISTHLHGEDKPTA, encoded by the coding sequence ATGAAAAATTACGAAACATTAGTGGATGCCACTAACGATATGATGAAACGCGGTTATACAGCCAACCTCAGCCTCGAAGGTGATACTATCGACGACAAGGAACATGATATACGCATGGGCGCCGACGATTTTGAAATAGACGAGTTTTTTCGCTTCGAAGGCCAGAGCAACCCTTCCGATACATCAATAGTATACGCTATCAGCTCGCGAAAATATAATACCAAGGGTATACTGATAAATGCTTACGGCATGTACGCCGACGACAGCGAGTCAGCTATTCATGCCAAATTACATCATTATATGATAAGCACCCATCTGCACGGCGAGGATAAACCAACTGCATAA
- a CDS encoding PAS domain S-box protein: protein MTQANNSAVTIPAFLEGGGEMGELMRSINWSATSLGDPAFWPSALKQMVSMMLTVNFPVLVCWGSDYIQLYNDSFRPINGATKHPQAMAGSAKDTYAEIWETIGPMFAEVMTGKTIGFPDFMVPMDRNGYTEECYFDFSYSPIRTEDGSVGGVLVVCLETTGKVVSIERQNAINDELASANEELAATNEELLAVNDELAAINVELTESQKILKRNERLFRSIAVNIPDSVIVVIDREHRYVMVEGDLMEKMGYQRTDYEGRHPTEIGQTERYNASKHLYDRMMAGERFSLERKGQNGEYYRVYLVPLKNEQGEVDAGLVMAMDISNIKQAEEKSAKLAAIVESSDDAIISKTLESVITSWNDAAQRMFGYTAGEIIGETIYKLIPPDRQDEEPRILARLKAGERVEHFETKRMTKAGNLIDVSLTISPIKDPQGNIIGVSKIARDITERKLDETRKNDFIGMASHELKTPLTSLNAIIQVAGMRLKDNQDTFLSGAMDRANTQVKKMTRMINGFLNISRLEAGKLHIEKDPFDLNELLLGIFQETQMIVNTHGVSLHTTGKLNVCADRDKIDSVISNLITNAVKYSPKGKEIRIGSETRGDNAIVWVKDEGIGIGPNDLKQIFDRYHRVESEDTRHISGFGIGLYLSAEIIGRHDGKIWAESEPGGGSTFYFSLPLA, encoded by the coding sequence ATGACGCAAGCAAATAACTCTGCAGTTACCATACCCGCTTTTTTGGAAGGTGGCGGCGAAATGGGCGAACTGATGAGGTCGATCAACTGGTCGGCTACATCGCTGGGCGATCCCGCGTTCTGGCCTTCGGCCCTGAAGCAAATGGTCAGCATGATGCTTACCGTCAACTTCCCTGTGCTGGTATGCTGGGGCAGCGATTATATCCAGTTATATAATGATAGCTTTCGTCCCATTAATGGTGCAACTAAGCACCCGCAGGCCATGGCGGGCAGTGCAAAAGATACTTATGCGGAAATTTGGGAAACTATCGGTCCCATGTTTGCGGAGGTTATGACCGGTAAAACTATCGGTTTTCCCGATTTTATGGTACCGATGGACCGTAATGGGTATACCGAGGAATGCTACTTTGATTTTTCCTATAGCCCCATCCGAACAGAAGATGGCAGCGTGGGGGGCGTGCTTGTAGTTTGCCTTGAAACCACGGGGAAAGTTGTTTCTATCGAAAGACAAAACGCGATCAATGATGAACTTGCCTCTGCCAACGAAGAGTTGGCGGCAACTAACGAGGAGCTATTGGCCGTGAACGACGAATTGGCCGCTATCAACGTTGAGCTTACCGAAAGTCAAAAGATACTGAAACGCAACGAACGCCTTTTCAGGTCGATAGCTGTAAATATACCTGATTCAGTTATCGTTGTTATCGACCGAGAGCATCGCTATGTTATGGTTGAAGGCGACCTGATGGAGAAGATGGGATACCAGCGGACCGATTATGAAGGCAGGCATCCTACAGAAATAGGGCAAACGGAACGTTATAATGCCTCAAAGCATTTATACGACCGGATGATGGCCGGCGAGAGATTCTCATTGGAGCGAAAGGGGCAGAACGGCGAATATTACAGGGTGTACCTTGTACCGCTGAAGAATGAACAGGGCGAGGTGGATGCAGGCCTGGTAATGGCCATGGATATTAGCAATATAAAACAAGCCGAAGAAAAGAGCGCTAAATTGGCTGCCATAGTAGAGTCCTCGGATGATGCGATCATTAGTAAAACACTGGAAAGCGTCATAACCAGTTGGAACGACGCGGCGCAACGCATGTTTGGTTACACTGCCGGTGAAATTATTGGCGAAACCATTTATAAACTTATACCGCCCGACAGGCAGGATGAGGAGCCCCGTATATTGGCGCGTTTAAAAGCTGGTGAGCGCGTTGAGCACTTTGAAACTAAGCGGATGACCAAAGCCGGCAACCTTATTGACGTTTCGTTAACCATTTCTCCTATCAAGGATCCGCAGGGAAATATCATCGGCGTTTCTAAAATAGCGCGCGACATTACCGAGAGGAAATTAGATGAGACCAGGAAAAACGATTTTATCGGGATGGCCAGTCATGAGTTGAAAACCCCGTTAACGTCACTTAATGCCATCATACAGGTGGCAGGCATGAGGTTAAAGGACAATCAGGATACCTTTTTATCTGGTGCAATGGACAGGGCAAATACGCAGGTAAAGAAGATGACAAGGATGATCAACGGGTTTCTGAATATTTCGCGCCTCGAAGCCGGTAAGCTGCATATTGAAAAAGATCCGTTCGATTTGAATGAATTGTTACTCGGAATATTCCAGGAAACACAAATGATCGTAAACACCCATGGCGTTAGCCTGCACACGACCGGCAAACTGAATGTTTGTGCCGACCGTGATAAGATCGATTCTGTGATATCTAACCTCATAACTAACGCGGTTAAATATTCACCAAAGGGCAAAGAGATCAGGATCGGAAGTGAAACCCGGGGAGATAATGCGATAGTTTGGGTGAAAGATGAAGGGATTGGCATAGGGCCAAATGACCTTAAACAAATATTTGACCGCTATCACCGCGTTGAAAGCGAGGACACAAGGCACATTTCCGGCTTTGGTATTGGCCTTTACCTCAGCGCCGAAATTATCGGACGGCACGACGGCAAAATATGGGCCGAAAGCGAGCCCGGCGGAGGTTCTACCTTCTACTTTTCCCTTCCCCTGGCCTGA
- a CDS encoding flavodoxin family protein → MKALLINCTLKPSPAFSNTGALIDKAIKLLKHHDVETEVIRIVDYNVKPGNSSDEGKGDEWPKVLSKIKECDILIIGTPIWVGHLASTAQRIVERLDAIFHEKELADEKTGQYFTYNKVAGCLITGNEDGAHSCAAQLLWAMQECGFTIPPNVNAYWVGPAGGNKDYVEAGGKKYFYTNLTLQYTVANLVYFAGLLKSNPITTNLKELEKQAKKDSE, encoded by the coding sequence ATGAAAGCTTTACTTATCAATTGCACGCTAAAGCCATCGCCAGCTTTTTCAAATACTGGCGCACTTATAGACAAAGCGATAAAATTACTGAAACACCACGATGTTGAAACAGAAGTGATACGCATTGTCGATTATAATGTAAAACCGGGTAATTCATCCGATGAAGGCAAGGGTGATGAGTGGCCAAAGGTACTGTCAAAAATAAAGGAATGTGATATACTTATCATTGGGACGCCAATATGGGTTGGCCATCTGGCTTCGACAGCACAACGGATAGTAGAACGGCTTGATGCAATTTTCCATGAAAAAGAGCTGGCTGATGAGAAAACGGGGCAATATTTTACATACAATAAAGTGGCGGGCTGCCTGATAACAGGTAACGAAGATGGGGCCCATAGCTGTGCGGCACAATTACTTTGGGCCATGCAGGAGTGCGGTTTCACTATTCCGCCGAATGTTAATGCTTATTGGGTAGGCCCTGCAGGAGGAAACAAGGACTATGTGGAAGCTGGCGGTAAGAAATATTTCTATACCAATTTAACGCTCCAATATACCGTTGCCAACCTGGTTTATTTCGCGGGGCTGCTGAAAAGCAATCCCATTACCACGAACCTTAAAGAATTGGAAAAACAAGCGAAGAAAGACAGCGAATAA
- a CDS encoding PAS domain S-box protein, producing MELPNDQSKPKQELDERNALIETILRQQALINGTQDLIWSVDTELRIITANQSFAKNIKALTGRDVKEGDDVLVKEFGQDRLNRWRQYYERALDGEEFLIKEDIYNPLKQAKQYSLISLSPMYDESNTLFGIACYSKDITSDTLNLLALEHARARLEKIMDSSLDMICTVDERGTILSVSAACRTILGYEPEELVGKPLFDFLYPEDLEKTERMAASVMAGNAMTNNENRYVRKDGSLVPLTWSARWDPRDKIRYGIARDATERKKNEDALRISNERFEYVTKATSDIIWDWNLETNEVYYSDNIKNLFGHTPGYNRDNLPFYFEHVHPDDRERVVLYPDQVKYGTMINWMQEYRFRKADGEYAFVLDRGIVIRNEKGVGVRMIGAMQDITLMKEQELRMKHQNEQLMEIARINAHEIRRPVASILGLLQLFNQNITRCEGDRELLEHLESATRELDDVIKRIIDKTVD from the coding sequence ATGGAACTACCAAACGATCAAAGCAAGCCGAAGCAGGAGTTGGACGAGAGAAATGCTTTAATTGAGACTATCCTTCGTCAGCAAGCGCTCATCAACGGGACGCAGGACCTTATCTGGTCGGTCGACACGGAACTTCGCATCATTACTGCAAACCAATCTTTTGCCAAAAACATCAAAGCGCTTACGGGCAGAGATGTAAAGGAAGGCGACGATGTGCTGGTAAAGGAATTCGGGCAGGACCGGCTAAACCGATGGCGCCAATATTACGAAAGGGCCCTGGATGGCGAGGAATTCCTGATAAAAGAAGATATTTACAATCCCCTGAAACAGGCTAAACAATATAGCCTGATCTCGTTAAGCCCGATGTACGACGAAAGCAATACCCTTTTTGGCATTGCCTGTTATTCTAAAGACATTACCTCCGACACGCTGAACCTGCTGGCGCTTGAACACGCCCGGGCCAGGCTTGAGAAAATAATGGACTCGTCGCTGGATATGATCTGTACCGTTGACGAGCGGGGAACCATATTAAGTGTAAGCGCGGCTTGCAGAACGATATTAGGTTACGAGCCGGAGGAGCTTGTCGGTAAGCCGCTGTTTGATTTTCTGTACCCGGAAGACCTGGAAAAAACAGAAAGGATGGCAGCAAGTGTGATGGCTGGCAACGCTATGACAAACAACGAGAACCGCTATGTACGCAAAGACGGCTCGCTTGTACCGTTAACATGGTCGGCCCGATGGGACCCGAGGGATAAAATAAGGTATGGCATAGCGCGTGATGCTACGGAAAGGAAGAAAAACGAAGACGCCCTAAGAATAAGTAATGAACGGTTTGAATATGTTACAAAAGCTACCTCGGATATTATATGGGACTGGAATTTAGAAACGAACGAGGTTTATTATTCGGACAATATTAAAAACTTATTCGGGCATACGCCGGGCTATAACCGCGACAATCTCCCGTTTTATTTTGAACATGTACACCCCGACGACCGCGAGCGCGTGGTTCTTTATCCCGACCAGGTAAAATACGGAACGATGATTAACTGGATGCAGGAATATCGTTTCAGAAAAGCGGACGGGGAGTATGCTTTTGTACTCGACAGGGGTATTGTCATCCGGAATGAAAAAGGTGTGGGTGTGCGGATGATAGGCGCCATGCAGGACATAACGCTAATGAAAGAGCAGGAACTGCGCATGAAGCACCAGAATGAGCAACTGATGGAAATAGCCCGGATAAACGCACATGAGATAAGACGACCGGTAGCCTCTATTTTAGGACTGCTGCAGTTATTCAATCAAAATATCACCCGTTGTGAAGGTGACCGGGAGCTGCTGGAGCACCTTGAATCGGCTACAAGGGAACTGGACGATGTGATAAAACGAATTATTGACAAAACGGTTGATTGA
- the pta gene encoding phosphate acetyltransferase has translation MIKTVFIASTEAHSGKSIVSIGLVNMLLGKAQKIGYYKPVISQNLLVKKDDHIDTILTHFDLPMTYDDTFALTWQEAMGQMETESQGEMLDIIIRKYKSLEEKYDFIVVEGTDYPGEGAAFEFETNAQIAKNLQAPVIVVVSGEDKTIAQVVSAALTAIHNFDAREVQVLAIVANRIRQEHAKDVEELLRHQLSPEILLAIIPLDTRLQSPTMKEIYEQLNGKLLFGEDHLSNQADNFVTGAMQVPNFLNYLTENVLIVTPGDRGDIIICALQANLSTSYPKVAGIVLTAGYQPEEPILRLIEGLQTVVPIISVETGTFQTSNVIGDIRSQITSDNTKKIRLAIDTFNKYVNTSELDKRLVTFKPSGLTPRMFQYQLTEWARSSKKHIVLPEGNDERILRAAARLISQEIVDLTLLGDTADIKAVLNRLDINLDLDKVRIVNPAYDQYYDDYVNTLYELRKSKNVTLEMARDLMTDVSYFGTMMVYKGHADGMVSGAVHTTLHTIRPALQFIKTKPGISVVSSIFFMCLPDRVSIFGDCAVNPNPTAEQLAEIAISSADSSQRFGIEPRIAMLSYSSGTSGEGEEVEKVRRATEIVKQKRPDLKVEGPIQYDAAVDPVVGSSKLPGSEVAGRASVLIFPDLNTGNNTYKAVQRETGALAIGPMLQGLNKPVNDLSRGCTVDDIFNTVIITAIQCQDTSQTLEKHS, from the coding sequence ATGATCAAAACAGTCTTTATTGCCAGTACCGAGGCTCACAGCGGCAAATCCATTGTTTCGATAGGCCTGGTAAATATGCTGCTTGGCAAGGCGCAAAAAATAGGCTATTATAAACCGGTCATCAGCCAAAACCTGCTGGTAAAAAAAGACGATCATATCGATACCATCCTGACGCATTTCGATCTGCCCATGACCTATGATGACACCTTTGCCCTGACATGGCAGGAAGCAATGGGCCAGATGGAAACGGAAAGCCAGGGCGAAATGCTGGATATTATCATCCGCAAGTATAAAAGCCTGGAGGAGAAGTACGATTTCATAGTTGTTGAAGGTACGGATTACCCGGGCGAAGGGGCGGCTTTTGAGTTTGAGACCAATGCGCAGATAGCAAAAAACCTGCAGGCGCCGGTTATTGTTGTTGTATCAGGCGAGGATAAAACCATTGCCCAGGTAGTGAGCGCCGCACTTACCGCCATACATAATTTTGATGCACGCGAGGTACAGGTGCTTGCTATAGTTGCAAACAGGATAAGGCAAGAACATGCAAAGGATGTGGAGGAACTGCTGCGCCATCAGCTTTCGCCCGAAATATTGCTGGCCATAATCCCGCTGGATACCCGGTTGCAAAGTCCGACGATGAAGGAGATATATGAGCAGTTGAACGGGAAATTGCTGTTTGGCGAAGATCATCTTTCTAACCAGGCTGATAACTTTGTCACGGGCGCAATGCAGGTGCCCAATTTCTTAAATTACTTAACCGAAAATGTCCTGATCGTTACCCCCGGCGACCGCGGCGATATCATCATTTGCGCTTTGCAGGCCAATTTGTCGACCAGTTACCCAAAAGTGGCCGGGATTGTTTTAACAGCAGGCTATCAACCGGAAGAACCCATCCTGAGGCTGATAGAGGGTTTGCAGACCGTTGTTCCCATCATTTCGGTTGAAACAGGTACCTTCCAGACCAGCAATGTTATCGGCGATATTCGCTCACAGATCACTTCCGACAATACCAAAAAGATACGGCTGGCCATAGATACGTTTAATAAGTACGTCAATACAAGCGAACTGGATAAACGCCTGGTTACTTTCAAGCCATCCGGGCTGACGCCAAGGATGTTCCAGTACCAGCTGACAGAGTGGGCCAGAAGCTCAAAAAAACATATCGTTTTGCCCGAGGGCAACGATGAGCGCATACTAAGGGCGGCAGCCCGCCTCATTAGCCAGGAAATTGTAGACCTGACCCTTTTGGGCGACACGGCCGATATAAAAGCCGTTTTGAACAGGCTCGATATCAACCTCGACCTGGATAAAGTCCGGATCGTCAATCCGGCTTACGATCAATACTACGATGATTATGTGAACACCTTATACGAGCTGCGCAAAAGCAAAAACGTTACCCTGGAAATGGCGCGTGACCTGATGACGGACGTATCCTATTTTGGTACCATGATGGTATATAAAGGGCATGCCGACGGGATGGTTTCAGGCGCGGTGCACACCACGCTGCATACCATCCGCCCCGCGCTGCAGTTTATCAAAACAAAGCCAGGCATATCGGTGGTTTCATCCATATTTTTTATGTGCCTGCCCGATAGGGTTTCTATATTCGGCGATTGTGCGGTAAATCCAAATCCCACGGCAGAACAACTCGCCGAGATCGCCATATCATCGGCCGATAGCAGTCAGCGCTTCGGCATCGAACCGCGCATCGCCATGCTTTCCTATTCCTCAGGTACATCCGGCGAAGGCGAGGAGGTGGAAAAAGTACGCCGCGCTACCGAAATAGTCAAACAAAAACGCCCCGACCTGAAGGTCGAGGGGCCTATACAATATGATGCCGCAGTCGACCCGGTTGTGGGCAGCAGCAAGTTACCCGGTTCCGAAGTTGCCGGCAGGGCGAGTGTTTTGATATTCCCCGACCTGAACACCGGCAACAACACCTATAAAGCGGTGCAGCGCGAAACAGGGGCGTTGGCGATTGGCCCCATGTTGCAGGGATTGAATAAACCTGTGAACGATTTGAGCCGCGGCTGCACGGTCGATGATATTTTTAATACGGTCATCATTACGGCTATACAATGCCAGGATACCTCGCAAACCTTAGAAAAGCATTCCTGA